One window of Pseudacidobacterium ailaaui genomic DNA carries:
- a CDS encoding nucleoside hydrolase, with product MRMKLSFLLLLTLLTISSQMLAQEKVIMDTDIGDDIDDAYAVALALASPELKILGITSAWGNTELRSQMLDRLLCLAGRSDVPVLSGVKTTTENVFSQQVWARAGEGRVHGDAVDFLLDAIRKNPGEITLLAIAPLTNIGAAMDRDPVTFKKLKRIVMMGGSIRRGYGDTGLTPAHGPDAEYNIAMDVAAARKLFQSGVPIYLMPLDSTQLALDETKREMLTTVSTPLTDALLVLTAEWQRASHQVTPVLYDVMAVAFAIKPELCPVTAMHISVSEEGKTKEGPGTPNTNVCLASDAETFFQFLMPRLLKQDLHGNSSCVR from the coding sequence ATGAGAATGAAACTGTCCTTTTTGCTTCTGTTGACCTTGCTTACCATTTCCTCCCAGATGCTTGCGCAGGAGAAGGTCATCATGGATACGGACATTGGCGATGATATTGATGATGCCTATGCTGTTGCCCTTGCACTGGCCAGCCCTGAGCTGAAGATTCTTGGAATCACCTCAGCATGGGGCAATACAGAACTGCGCAGTCAGATGCTCGACCGTCTTTTGTGTCTGGCAGGACGAAGTGATGTTCCTGTTCTGTCTGGAGTGAAAACTACAACAGAGAATGTTTTTTCACAGCAAGTCTGGGCTCGTGCCGGCGAGGGCCGCGTCCATGGAGATGCGGTAGATTTCTTGTTGGATGCAATCAGGAAAAATCCTGGCGAAATTACTTTGCTCGCAATCGCTCCCCTCACAAATATTGGCGCGGCGATGGATCGCGACCCCGTGACCTTTAAAAAACTCAAGCGCATCGTGATGATGGGTGGCTCCATCCGGCGCGGGTACGGAGATACGGGGCTGACACCTGCTCATGGACCGGATGCGGAATACAACATTGCCATGGATGTTGCTGCGGCAAGAAAGCTGTTTCAGTCCGGCGTGCCGATTTACCTGATGCCTCTGGATTCAACGCAGCTCGCATTGGACGAAACAAAGCGGGAGATGTTGACAACGGTGAGCACTCCGCTTACAGACGCATTGCTGGTGCTGACTGCCGAATGGCAAAGGGCATCGCATCAGGTAACACCAGTCCTTTATGACGTAATGGCTGTCGCCTTTGCGATCAAGCCTGAGTTGTGTCCGGTAACTGCCATGCACATCAGCGTAAGTGAAGAGGGAAAAACAAAGGAAGGGCCCGGGACTCCCAATACAAATGTATGTCTTGCCTCAGATGCGGAAACTTTTTTCCAGTTCCTGATGCCTCGATTACTGAAACAGGACCTTCACGGCAATTCTAGCTGCGTCAGGTAG
- the pckA gene encoding phosphoenolpyruvate carboxykinase (ATP): MGAATVATDLRILIEGPHVHRNLSTPQLVEASIARGEASLAANGALVALTGARTGRSPKDKFIVEDDQTRDRIHWGKVNQRFDSDKFEALLERVIRHMAERDLYVMDLYAGADPDYRLPITVIAEYAWHALFVKQLFVRPQPSDFEHHAAKFTVIAAPEFEAIPARDGTKSSTFILTDFTRKIVLIGGTKYAGEMKKSIFGVLNFLLPQQDVFPMHCSANVGTDGDTALFFGLSGTGKTTLSADPARRLIGDDEHGWSPAGIFNFEGGCYAKCVDLSEEEEPQIYRAIRFGAVLENVVIDPVTRVPVYSDIRYTENTRAAYPVEYIENAVIPGTGGHPRNVLFLTADAFGVLPPIAKLTPDQAMYHFLSGYTAKLAGTEAGLGSEPVPEFSTCFGAPFLPLPPRVYAEMLGRRLREHHAQCWLVNTGWTGGAFGTGKRMSLKHTRAIVHAVLNGSLSKAEYATESAFGLSIPLSCPEVPAEVLNPRNAWADKHAYDKQAHMLAAKFAENFAKFDVPETIRAAGPKAAK, encoded by the coding sequence ATGGGAGCAGCCACTGTAGCCACCGATCTTCGGATCCTTATCGAGGGGCCTCATGTACATCGCAATCTTTCTACGCCGCAATTGGTCGAAGCTTCCATTGCGCGGGGAGAGGCTAGCCTTGCCGCCAATGGCGCGCTTGTGGCACTGACCGGAGCGCGCACCGGAAGGTCCCCGAAAGACAAATTCATCGTAGAAGATGATCAAACACGAGACCGCATTCACTGGGGAAAAGTAAACCAGCGTTTCGATTCAGATAAATTTGAGGCCCTGCTGGAGCGCGTGATCCGGCACATGGCCGAACGGGACCTCTATGTGATGGACCTTTACGCTGGCGCTGATCCTGACTATCGGCTGCCCATCACGGTCATTGCGGAATATGCATGGCATGCCCTGTTTGTAAAACAGCTTTTTGTGCGCCCGCAGCCCTCAGATTTCGAACATCACGCAGCCAAATTTACCGTCATTGCCGCTCCTGAATTTGAGGCGATACCGGCCCGTGACGGAACAAAATCAAGCACATTTATACTGACTGATTTCACGCGAAAAATTGTCCTCATCGGAGGAACGAAATATGCAGGCGAAATGAAAAAGTCCATTTTTGGCGTTTTGAACTTTCTTTTGCCGCAACAGGACGTTTTTCCCATGCACTGTTCAGCCAATGTCGGTACAGATGGCGACACTGCACTCTTTTTCGGTCTTTCCGGAACAGGTAAAACCACCCTGTCCGCTGACCCGGCGCGCCGTCTTATTGGCGATGATGAACACGGATGGAGCCCCGCTGGCATCTTCAATTTCGAGGGAGGATGCTATGCCAAGTGCGTTGACTTGTCCGAAGAAGAAGAGCCGCAGATCTATCGCGCCATCCGCTTCGGAGCCGTGCTTGAAAATGTTGTCATCGATCCGGTCACCCGCGTTCCGGTTTACTCAGACATCCGATATACAGAAAATACTCGCGCTGCCTATCCAGTGGAATATATTGAAAACGCCGTCATCCCAGGGACAGGTGGACATCCCAGAAATGTGCTTTTCCTGACTGCCGATGCTTTTGGCGTTCTGCCGCCGATTGCAAAGCTCACACCGGACCAGGCCATGTATCATTTCCTTTCTGGATATACGGCGAAACTCGCTGGCACGGAAGCCGGGCTTGGCAGCGAACCAGTCCCTGAATTTTCTACCTGTTTTGGAGCACCTTTCCTGCCGCTTCCGCCGCGGGTCTATGCAGAAATGCTGGGCCGGAGACTCAGAGAGCATCATGCACAATGCTGGCTTGTGAATACAGGATGGACAGGGGGTGCCTTCGGCACGGGCAAGCGCATGAGTTTAAAGCATACGCGCGCCATCGTCCATGCTGTGCTGAATGGTAGCCTGTCCAAAGCCGAGTACGCTACGGAAAGTGCTTTTGGTCTCTCCATCCCACTCTCCTGTCCAGAGGTCCCGGCTGAAGTATTAAACCCGCGCAATGCATGGGCCGACAAGCATGCTTATGACAAGCAGGCACACATGCTGGCGGCAAAATTTGCAGAGAACTTTGCGAAATTCGATGTACCGGAAACGATTCGCGCAGCAGGACCCAAGGCGGCAAAATAG
- a CDS encoding ferritin-like domain-containing protein, with product MKLENMKALLLDELQDLHSAELQITKALPKMVKSASNERLKEAFQSHLEETENHVQRLEKILKHMKMNAKGKTCEGMKGILKEGEERTKEHGDPAVMDAGLISAAQRVEHYEIASYGSARTYAELLGENEVVRLLEETLEEEKSADAKLTQIANQIHQQAKAA from the coding sequence ATGAAACTGGAAAATATGAAAGCACTGCTGCTAGACGAACTACAAGACCTGCACTCGGCTGAACTGCAGATTACGAAAGCATTGCCGAAAATGGTGAAGAGTGCATCGAACGAAAGATTAAAAGAGGCATTCCAGTCACACCTGGAAGAAACAGAAAATCATGTGCAACGTCTGGAAAAGATCCTGAAGCACATGAAGATGAACGCTAAGGGCAAAACCTGCGAAGGAATGAAAGGCATTCTGAAGGAAGGCGAAGAGCGGACCAAAGAACATGGTGATCCGGCAGTTATGGATGCAGGTCTGATTTCGGCCGCCCAAAGAGTGGAACATTACGAGATTGCGTCCTACGGTTCAGCCCGGACTTATGCAGAATTACTAGGTGAAAATGAGGTTGTTCGCTTGCTGGAAGAAACACTGGAAGAAGAGAAATCTGCCGATGCAAAACTTACGCAGATTGCAAACCAGATTCACCAGCAGGCGAAAGCGGCATAA
- a CDS encoding lmo0937 family membrane protein, whose translation MYLLLALILVLIWIGSFVLYHVTGFLIHLLLIFAVISLVLHFLRGKKTA comes from the coding sequence ATGTATCTGCTTCTTGCATTGATTCTTGTACTTATCTGGATTGGGAGTTTTGTGCTCTATCATGTAACCGGATTTCTGATTCATCTGCTACTGATTTTTGCAGTGATTTCTCTGGTGCTTCACTTTTTGCGAGGCAAGAAAACAGCCTAG
- the aqpZ gene encoding aquaporin Z — MSSLIRRSIAEFLGTFWLVFGGCGAALISAAFPELGIGFLGVAFAFGLTLLTMCYAIGHISGCHINPAVTCGLVAGKRFPVKDLPAYIVAQVLGAIAAAGVLYVIVTGNPSFDAASSTFASNGYGAHSPGNYSLISCFVAEFVLTFFFLLVVMGATDKRVPSGIAPLGIGFVLTLIHLISIPITNTSVNPARSTGPAIFAGYWWPLQQLWLFWVAPILGAVAGGIVYRLLMEERES, encoded by the coding sequence GTGTCGTCACTAATCAGGCGTTCGATTGCGGAGTTTCTGGGCACTTTCTGGCTGGTCTTTGGTGGGTGCGGGGCCGCTTTGATTTCAGCGGCTTTTCCTGAGCTGGGGATTGGATTTCTTGGTGTGGCCTTTGCATTTGGTCTTACGCTGCTGACCATGTGCTACGCCATCGGGCATATTTCCGGCTGCCATATTAATCCCGCAGTTACCTGCGGACTGGTGGCGGGCAAACGCTTCCCTGTAAAGGACCTGCCTGCATACATTGTGGCCCAGGTGCTTGGTGCGATCGCAGCGGCCGGGGTCCTTTATGTGATCGTAACGGGAAACCCGTCGTTCGATGCCGCCTCAAGCACCTTTGCTTCCAATGGATATGGAGCCCATTCCCCAGGAAATTATTCCCTAATTTCCTGTTTTGTAGCCGAGTTTGTTCTCACATTTTTCTTTCTCCTGGTAGTTATGGGAGCTACTGACAAGCGTGTTCCTTCAGGCATTGCGCCCCTGGGTATCGGTTTCGTGCTGACACTCATCCACCTGATTAGCATCCCGATCACCAATACATCTGTGAATCCTGCCCGTAGCACGGGTCCGGCCATCTTTGCCGGATATTGGTGGCCTTTGCAGCAACTCTGGTTGTTTTGGGTTGCGCCGATTCTGGGGGCGGTTGCCGGTGGGATTGTGTACCGTCTCCTGATGGAGGAACGGGAATCGTAG
- a CDS encoding DMT family transporter: MNQTLTEVNRKLEKRHVDLLLAGYGACALAGCLWGLGFFFGKIVLREMSVPHMVLYRFWFACPPLFFVLRRPRFSMREWRLLLIAAFLGIPVQYLVQFQGLAWTTVSHAALMVGTMPVILAIGACIFAHERLDLIGWFALTASSAGVTLIVLGSNNRAGNAAQGPTLAGDLLVVLSLLVALAWVLLNKFLMRTHSPLQVTAFVLLSGTLMLTIWVVLRNGLPPVHNVSSRAWMALLGSGLLCNTSAMFLWNWGIARVPASRAGVFLNIEPALGSVLGVELLGEKLSPYAWIGGGMILAAAFMITSLGRREVS, from the coding sequence ATGAATCAAACACTTACTGAAGTCAACAGAAAACTTGAGAAACGCCATGTAGACCTTTTGCTTGCTGGATATGGCGCGTGTGCTCTTGCAGGCTGTTTATGGGGATTGGGGTTCTTTTTTGGCAAAATCGTGCTGAGAGAAATGTCTGTTCCGCACATGGTGCTTTATCGCTTTTGGTTCGCATGTCCACCGTTATTTTTTGTGCTGCGGCGCCCGCGGTTTTCTATGCGAGAGTGGCGACTCTTACTGATTGCGGCCTTTTTAGGAATTCCAGTGCAATACCTGGTGCAATTTCAGGGACTGGCGTGGACCACGGTCAGCCATGCCGCCCTGATGGTAGGGACGATGCCGGTAATCCTAGCGATTGGCGCCTGCATTTTTGCACATGAAAGACTGGACCTCATCGGTTGGTTTGCTCTAACTGCCTCCTCTGCCGGTGTGACCCTTATTGTTTTGGGAAGTAATAATCGCGCAGGAAATGCTGCCCAGGGGCCTACTCTGGCCGGAGATCTGTTGGTGGTCCTTTCGCTGCTGGTTGCGCTGGCGTGGGTCTTGTTGAACAAATTTCTTATGCGAACGCACTCCCCATTGCAAGTGACTGCCTTTGTGCTGTTGAGCGGCACTCTCATGTTGACGATTTGGGTTGTGTTGCGCAATGGACTCCCCCCTGTGCATAACGTAAGTTCTCGCGCCTGGATGGCACTTCTGGGAAGTGGACTGCTTTGTAATACGAGCGCGATGTTTTTGTGGAACTGGGGTATTGCCAGGGTGCCTGCATCCAGGGCCGGGGTCTTTCTCAATATCGAGCCTGCCCTCGGTTCGGTGCTGGGAGTTGAGCTGCTTGGAGAAAAGTTGAGTCCATATGCTTGGATAGGTGGCGGAATGATTCTTGCCGCGGCATTCATGATTACCAGCCTGGGAAGAAGAGAAGTATCATAA
- a CDS encoding penicillin acylase family protein — protein sequence MRLIAVFLSLGIVVVVAGTLGGAWWLKHAMRDSLPQLDGSLRLPGLSAPVTVRRDQHGVPHIEASSLDDLFEAQGYITAQDRLWQMDMARRMAAGEAAEVLGKSLADHDRLERVLQMRPTAERMAASLTERDRRFFEDYARGVNEFLDSHRDHLPAEFRLLMYKPRAWQPVDSILIGLSMVQILDEHWPEKLEREKVESRIGPGLAADLYPTGSWRDHPPTVTPPDLTAPQPVIPEAPLDESQTKLKDLLKLREVIRGTQEICRECLSGSNEWVVSGAHTSSGKPLLSNDMHLEHGIPNTWYEVDLRAGDFHVAGVTIAGMPFVTAGHNHHIAWGYTALYGDTQDVYVEQTNSQGESLGADGWHPIEHSKETIHVRGGADIHLDVERTEHGPVLNPLLPGETRTLSLRWTAYDPKAAAIPLFDLDSANNWDEFRQAISKWWGPTLNIVYADDQGNIGYQAAGLIPYRPAGLKGVPVADHQHEWQGFVPFDQMPSTFNPTDGILATANSRITPDNAPYQLTLEWASPYRNERIWKWLSGKDRFTPSDMLKLQTDIYSEVDQELAQRFAYAIDHSSKADARLRQAADLMRTWSGEVAIDSAPAAIVAAAKHVFWPMLLKPKLGEDWQLYQWAESAFAQEEIIMHAPAQWLPKNYATWDDFLAACVSEGLKEDHAPADLNTWRYGYAHPVELMHPLYRLLPWFKSWTGTGVQPQSGDTTTVKQVGRTFGPSQRFTMDWSNIDGSTENIVMGESGNPLSPYYRDQWWYWYNGKTFSLPFTDGAVNAVTVHTLRLVP from the coding sequence TTGCGCCTGATAGCTGTATTTTTATCGCTGGGAATTGTTGTGGTCGTCGCGGGAACCCTGGGAGGAGCGTGGTGGCTGAAGCACGCCATGCGTGATTCGCTGCCGCAACTTGATGGCAGCTTGCGCTTACCAGGTCTTTCTGCGCCGGTAACAGTGCGCCGCGATCAACACGGTGTTCCTCATATTGAAGCATCGTCACTCGACGACCTGTTCGAGGCGCAGGGATATATTACCGCGCAGGACCGACTCTGGCAGATGGACATGGCCCGTCGCATGGCAGCAGGCGAGGCCGCCGAGGTCCTGGGCAAAAGCCTTGCAGACCATGACCGCCTGGAGCGTGTGCTCCAGATGCGGCCGACGGCAGAGCGCATGGCTGCGAGTCTAACCGAGCGTGACCGCCGCTTTTTTGAAGACTATGCACGCGGCGTCAATGAGTTTCTTGATAGTCATCGTGATCATCTGCCTGCAGAGTTCCGCCTGCTCATGTACAAACCACGCGCATGGCAGCCTGTAGATTCTATCCTTATCGGCCTGAGCATGGTGCAGATCCTGGATGAGCACTGGCCTGAGAAACTGGAACGCGAAAAGGTAGAATCGCGGATTGGCCCAGGCCTGGCTGCAGACCTTTATCCAACCGGGTCCTGGCGCGACCATCCGCCCACGGTTACACCACCGGACCTGACTGCGCCACAGCCTGTCATTCCTGAGGCCCCTCTGGATGAATCCCAAACCAAATTGAAGGACCTCCTTAAACTGCGCGAAGTCATTCGTGGAACACAAGAGATTTGCAGGGAATGTCTTTCGGGATCAAATGAATGGGTCGTTTCTGGAGCCCACACCTCCAGTGGCAAACCACTGCTGTCAAATGATATGCATTTAGAGCACGGTATTCCCAATACATGGTACGAAGTAGACCTGAGAGCGGGGGATTTCCATGTTGCCGGTGTGACCATTGCCGGTATGCCGTTTGTTACGGCAGGACATAATCATCACATTGCGTGGGGTTACACCGCCCTTTATGGAGACACGCAAGATGTGTACGTGGAGCAGACCAACAGCCAAGGCGAGTCCCTGGGCGCAGATGGTTGGCATCCGATTGAACACAGTAAAGAAACCATCCACGTGCGTGGCGGCGCTGATATTCATTTGGATGTGGAACGTACCGAGCATGGCCCTGTTCTGAATCCATTGCTGCCAGGTGAAACACGCACTCTCTCTCTTCGCTGGACCGCATACGATCCCAAAGCTGCCGCGATTCCGCTTTTTGACCTGGACAGCGCCAACAATTGGGACGAGTTCCGTCAGGCCATCAGCAAATGGTGGGGGCCCACGCTGAACATTGTTTACGCAGATGATCAGGGGAATATTGGCTACCAGGCAGCCGGATTGATTCCCTATCGCCCCGCCGGCCTGAAGGGTGTTCCCGTGGCTGACCATCAGCATGAATGGCAGGGCTTTGTTCCCTTCGACCAAATGCCCAGCACGTTCAATCCAACGGATGGCATATTGGCGACAGCAAATTCCCGGATCACTCCTGACAACGCTCCGTATCAGCTCACTCTGGAATGGGCAAGCCCGTATCGCAATGAACGCATCTGGAAATGGCTTTCTGGCAAAGACAGGTTCACGCCCTCTGACATGCTGAAGCTGCAAACGGACATTTACTCCGAGGTAGACCAGGAACTTGCACAACGCTTCGCCTATGCGATTGACCACTCTTCGAAAGCTGATGCGCGCCTGCGGCAGGCAGCGGACCTGATGCGTACATGGAGCGGTGAAGTTGCAATTGACTCTGCTCCGGCAGCAATTGTTGCTGCCGCCAAACATGTTTTCTGGCCCATGCTTCTCAAGCCAAAGCTGGGTGAAGACTGGCAGCTCTATCAATGGGCCGAAAGCGCTTTTGCACAGGAGGAGATCATCATGCATGCGCCGGCGCAGTGGCTTCCTAAAAACTATGCCACGTGGGACGACTTTCTGGCCGCGTGTGTCTCCGAAGGACTGAAAGAAGACCACGCTCCGGCTGATTTAAACACGTGGCGCTACGGATATGCACATCCGGTAGAACTTATGCACCCGCTCTACCGCTTGCTTCCCTGGTTCAAAAGCTGGACAGGCACCGGGGTCCAGCCACAATCTGGCGATACAACTACAGTCAAACAGGTTGGTCGCACCTTCGGGCCCTCGCAGCGCTTCACCATGGACTGGAGCAACATCGACGGATCAACCGAAAACATTGTGATGGGTGAATCCGGCAACCCTCTCAGTCCCTACTACCGCGACCAGTGGTGGTACTGGTACAACGGCAAAACATTTTCTTTGCCGTTTACGGACGGCGCTGTAAATGCTGTCACCGTGCACACACTACGGTTGGTGCCGTGA
- a CDS encoding polyprenyl synthetase family protein, producing MQAEVKDLLQAGQELTDAALERLLPPETQVPTSIHKAMRHSTFAGGKRLRPVLCMEAARMVRGNGVLPEGVEELGAAIEMLHTYSLIHDDLPALDNDDLRRGKPTCHVVFGEAIAILAGDALQTQAYQVLARLRCPAPSVVEIIRHISEATGTVEGMIGGQVLDLEGEGSRPTAELVDAIHRAKTGALIRVSVVTGGIYAGATKEDVDRLTEFGRKAGLAFQIVDDILDVTQNSEQLGKTAGKDLASDKATWPAVFGIDASRKEANRLIQQAFAALAPYGPAAEGLKSVAAYLVERTY from the coding sequence ATGCAAGCCGAAGTAAAAGATCTGCTGCAAGCAGGCCAGGAACTGACTGATGCCGCACTGGAGCGGCTGCTACCTCCGGAAACCCAGGTTCCCACTTCCATTCATAAAGCCATGCGTCATAGCACTTTTGCCGGTGGAAAGCGCCTGCGCCCGGTACTCTGCATGGAAGCAGCCCGCATGGTTCGCGGAAATGGTGTTTTGCCCGAAGGAGTTGAGGAGCTGGGCGCAGCGATTGAGATGCTGCACACCTACTCCCTCATTCACGACGATCTACCCGCCTTGGACAACGATGACCTTCGCCGTGGAAAACCCACGTGCCATGTAGTGTTCGGGGAGGCCATTGCGATTCTCGCCGGTGATGCACTCCAGACCCAGGCTTATCAGGTTCTGGCCAGATTGCGTTGCCCGGCCCCATCTGTTGTTGAAATCATCCGGCACATCTCAGAAGCAACAGGCACGGTCGAGGGGATGATTGGCGGCCAAGTCCTCGACCTGGAGGGTGAGGGATCCAGGCCCACTGCCGAATTGGTTGATGCGATCCACCGTGCAAAGACCGGAGCACTCATCCGTGTCAGCGTTGTAACGGGCGGAATTTATGCCGGCGCAACCAAGGAAGATGTGGATCGACTGACGGAGTTTGGCCGGAAAGCCGGATTGGCGTTCCAGATTGTAGATGACATTCTGGACGTAACGCAAAACTCTGAGCAACTGGGAAAGACCGCAGGCAAAGACTTGGCCAGCGACAAAGCCACGTGGCCTGCCGTCTTTGGAATTGACGCATCAAGGAAGGAAGCAAATAGGCTCATCCAGCAGGCCTTCGCGGCGCTGGCCCCTTACGGTCCCGCTGCGGAGGGACTGAAGTCTGTTGCTGCTTATCTGGTAGAACGGACCTATTAA